Proteins encoded within one genomic window of Falco biarmicus isolate bFalBia1 chromosome 14, bFalBia1.pri, whole genome shotgun sequence:
- the PHKA1 gene encoding phosphorylase b kinase regulatory subunit alpha, skeletal muscle isoform isoform X4 produces MRSRSNSGVRLDGYARLVQQTILRHQDAVTGLLPASADHRDAWVRDNVYSILAVWGLGLAYRKNADRDEDKAKAYELEQSVVKLMRGLLQCMMRQVDKVEAFKYNQSTKDCLHAKYNTRTCATVVGDHEWGHLQMDATSLYLLMLAQMTASGLHIIHSLDEVNFIQNLVFYIEAAYKTADFGIWERGDKTNQGITELNASSVGMAKAALEALDELDLFGAKGGPQSVIRVLSDEVQHCQSILHSMLPRASTSKEVDASVLSVISYPAFAVEDGELVEITKQEIITKLQGRYGCCRFLRDGYRTPKEDPNRLYYEPAELKLFENIECEWPLFWAYLIIDGIFSGNMEQAQEYREALEGVLIKGKNGVCLMPELYSVPPDKVDEEYRNPHTVDRIPMGKLPLMWGQSLYILGCLMAEGFLAPGEIDPLNRRFATVPKPDVVVQVCILAETEDIKAVLRKEDIDVETVADVYPIRVQPARILSHIYARLGCNKQMCLTGRPYRHMGVLGTSKLYKIRKNIFTFTPQFIDQQQFYLALDNKMIVEMLRTDLSYLCSRWRMTGRPTVTFPISRTMLDETGSSVHPTVLATLRKLQDGYFGGARTQTGKLSEFLTTSCRTHLSFMDPGPEGKVFAKSYKLSIDSFEELDTEKWLHGLQVAEDADMYDEVAQYLDHLLQHTAPQSNLPPTAQRGGLTRFRAAVHTTRDLMSLASKAKDLHVQNVGMYVPSKIFQASQQSVKLLSSSHQHDTDGKSHAVYAEMNLPRDEDGNVNCKALVDQLRVCPTPQEQADILYLLLILKGPEWHTGLDSQPGPTVKELLTELYVRVGDTRQWALIRYISGILKKKVEALDEACTDLLSHQKQLTVGLPPEPREKTISAPIPYEELVRLIDEASEKNLSVSILTQEIMVYLAMYMRTQPTLFAEMFRIRIGLIIQVMATELAHSLRCSAGEATENLMNLSPSDMKSLLYHILSGKEFAVERSVRSADLSFTTAISICEVGAVGATKPERAGIVRLKSEIKQQLDKRRQSLTGSKPLSLQSGDTDLKSSLSDGPSELLGKGSFSSMLEDQGSKDSRQGQWQRRRRLDGALNRVPVGFYQNVWKVLQKCHGLSVEGFILPSSTTREMTPGEMKFAVHVESVLNRVPQPEYRQLLVEAILVLTMLVDMEVHTIGGIIAVEKILHTANDLFYEEQKALGADDHMLERDPTTGICSLLYDSAPSGRFGTMTYLSKSVAMYVYDFLPTDGCSMQ; encoded by the exons atGCGCAGCCGGAGCAACTCGGGTGTGCGGCTGGACGGCTACGCGCGCCTGGTGCAGCAGACGATCCTCCGGCACCAG GACGCGGTGACTGGCCTGCTCCCGGCCAGCGCTGATCACCGGGACGCCTGGGTCCGGGATAACGTGTACAGCATCCTGGCTGTCTGGGGGCTGGGCCTGGCCTACCGCAAGAATGCCGACCGCGACGAGGACAAGGCCAAAGCCTACGAACTGGAGCAG AGTGTGGTGAAGCTGATGCGGGGGCTGCTTCAGTGCATGATGAGACAG GTAGACAAGGTGGAGGCATTCAAGTACAACCAGAGCACCAAGGACTGCCTGCATGCCAAGTACAACACCCGCACCTGTGCCACCGTGGTGGGGGACCATGAGTGGGGTCACCTACAGATGGATGCCACCTCACTCTACCTGCTTATGCTGGCACAGATGACGGCCTCag GCCTCCACATAATTCACAGCCTGGATGAAGTCAACTTTATCCAGAACCTCGTGTTCTACATTGAAGCAGCCTACAAAACTGCG GACTTCGGGATATGGGAGCGCGGGGACAAGACGAACCAGGGTATCACAGAGTTGAATGCTAGCTCTGTCGGCATGGCCAAG GCTGCCCTGGAGGCACTGGATGAGCTGGATCTCTTTGGAGCAAAGGGAGGCCCGCAGTCAGTGATACGGGTGCTGTCAGATGAGgtgcagcactgccag TCCATCCTCCACTCGATGCTGCCCAGAGCCTCCACATCCAAGGAGGTGGATGCCAGTGTGCTCTCTGTCATCTCCTACCCGGCGTTTGCTGTGGAGGATGGTGAGCTGGTGGAAATCACCAAGCAAGAGATCATCACGAAGCTGCAG GGGCGCTATGGCTGCTGCCGCTTTCTCCGGGATGGATACAGGACCCCCAAAGAG GACCCCAACCGCCTCTACTATGAACCTGCTGAGCTGAAGCTGTTTGAGAACATCGAGTGTGAGTGGCCTCTCTTCTGGGCGTATTTGATCATTGATGGAATTTTCAGTGGAAACATGGAGCAG GCGCAGGAGTACCGGGAAGCCCTTGAGGGGGTTCTCATCAAGGGGAAGAATGGGGTGTGCCTGATGCCAGAGCTGTACAGCGTCCCGCCAGATAAA GTAGATGAGGAGTACAGGAACCCCCACACTGTGGACAGGATACCTATGGGCAAGCTTCCGCTCATGTGGGGGCAGTCCCTCTACATCCTGGGCTGCCTGATGGCTGAG GGGTTTCTAGCTCCTGGTGAAATAGATCCCCTCAACCGCCGGTTTGCAACCGTCCCCAAGCCTGATGTGGTGGTCCAAG TGTGCATCCTCGCAGAGACAGAGGACATCAAGGCTGTCCTGAGGAAGGAAGACATTGACGTGGAGACCGTGGCGGACGTCTACCCCATCAGAGTGCAGCCTGCTCGCATCCTTAGCCACATCTACGCCCGGCTGG GCTGTAACAAGCAGATGTGCCTGACTGGACGGCCCTACCGGCACATGGGTGTTCTTGGGACCTCCAAGCTCTACAAAATCAGGAAGAACATCTTTACCTTTACCCCACAG TTCATAGACCAGCAGCAGTTTTACCTGGCTCTTGACAACAAGATGATTGTGGAGATGCTGAGGACGGACCTCTCTTACCTCTGCAGCCGCTGGAGGATGACTGGGCGTCCGACTGTCACCTTTCCCATCTCCCGCACTATGCTCG ATGAAACTGGCAGCAGTGTGCACCCCACAGTACTGGCAACACTGCGGAAGCTGCAGGATGGGTATTTCGGTGGTGCAAG GACCCAGACGGGTAAGTTGTCGGAGTTCCTGACAACATCATGCCGAACGCACCTCAGCTTTATGGACCCTGGGCCAGAGGGTAAGGTCTTTGCCAAGAGTTACAAGCTCAGCATTGACAGCTTTGAGGAGCTAGACACCGAGAAGTGGCTGCATGGCTTGCAGGTAGCCGAGGATG CGGACATGTATGATGAGGTTGCTCAGTACTTGGaccacctgctgcagcacacgGCTCCTCAGTCAAACCTCCCTCCCACTGCCCAGCGGGGAGGGCTGACCCGCTTCCGGGCTGCTGTCCATACCACCCGTGACCTCATGTCCCTAGCGTCCAAGGCCAAGGACCTTCATGTCCAGA ATGTTGGGATGTATGTCCCCAGCAAGATCTTCCAGGCGTCCCAGCAGTCGGTCAAGCTCCTGAGCTCATCCCACCAGCATGACACGGATGGCAAG AGCCACGCAGTCTATGCAGAGATGAACCTGCCCCGTGATGAGGATGGCAATGTGAACTGCAAGGCATTGGTGGACCAGCTGCGTGTCTGCCCTACACCGCAGGAGCAAGCGGACATCCTCTACCTGCTCCTTATTCTCAA GGGGCCTGAGTGGCACACCGGGCTTGATAGCCAGCCTGGCCCCACCGTCAAGGAGCTCCTCACTGAGTTGTATGTGCGCGTGGGGGACACACGCCAGTGGGCCCTGATCCGCTACATCTCTGGCATACTCAAGAAGAAGGTGGAAGCTCTGGACGAG GCCTGCACTGACCTCTTGTCTCACCAGAAGCAATTGACGGTGGGGCTGCCCCCAGAGCCACGTGAGAAGACGATCTCTGC cccaatCCCCTATGAGGAGCTTGTTCGCCTTATTGATGAAGCCAGTGAGAAGAACCTCAGCGTGTCCATCCTCACgcag GAGATCATGGTGTACTTGGCCATGTACATGCGCACACAGCCCACACTGTTTGCTGAGATGTTCCGTATCCGCATCGGGCTCATCATCCAGGTGATGGCAACAGAGCTGGCGCACTCTCTGCGCTGCTCAG CTGGAGAAGCCACTGAGAACCTGATGAATCTCAGCCCATCAGACATGAAGAGCCTTCTCTACCACATTCTGTCTGGCAAGGAGTTTGCGGTGGAAAGGAGCG TGCGATCGGCCGACTTGTCATTCACCACTGCTATCTCCATCTGTGAAGTGGGGGCTGTTGGGGCCACCAAGCCTGAGCGTGCTGGCATTGTCAGGCTGAAAAGTGAAATCAAACAG CAATTGGATAAACGTAGGCAGTCTCTGACCGGGAGTAAG cCCCTAAGTTTGCAGTCTGGGGACACTGACCTGAAGTCCTCTCTG TCTGATGGGCcctcagagctgctgggcaAGGGCTCCTTTTCAAGCATGCTGGAAGACCAGGGCAGCAAGGACAGCCGCCAGGGCCAGTGGCAGCGGAGACGGCGGCTGGATGGGGCCCTCAACCGTGTCCCTGTGGGCTTCTACCAGAATGTCTGGAAGGTCCTACAGAAG TGCCATGGCCTTTCCGTAGAGGGCTTCATTCTTCCCTCTTCAACAACGAGAGAG ATGACCCCAGGGGAAATGAAGTTTGCTGTGCATGTTGAGTCTGTTCTCAACCGTGTGCCCCAGCCAGAGtacaggcagctgctggtggaggCTATCTTAGTTCTCACCATGCTGGTGGACATGGAGGTGCACACCATTGGCGGTATCATAGCTGTGGAAAAGATCTTGCACACAGCCAACGACCTCTTCTATGAGGAGCAG
- the PHKA1 gene encoding phosphorylase b kinase regulatory subunit alpha, skeletal muscle isoform isoform X8, whose amino-acid sequence MRSRSNSGVRLDGYARLVQQTILRHQDAVTGLLPASADHRDAWVRDNVYSILAVWGLGLAYRKNADRDEDKAKAYELEQSVVKLMRGLLQCMMRQVDKVEAFKYNQSTKDCLHAKYNTRTCATVVGDHEWGHLQMDATSLYLLMLAQMTASGLHIIHSLDEVNFIQNLVFYIEAAYKTADFGIWERGDKTNQGITELNASSVGMAKAALEALDELDLFGAKGGPQSVIRVLSDEVQHCQSILHSMLPRASTSKEVDASVLSVISYPAFAVEDGELVEITKQEIITKLQGRYGCCRFLRDGYRTPKEDPNRLYYEPAELKLFENIECEWPLFWAYLIIDGIFSGNMEQAQEYREALEGVLIKGKNGVCLMPELYSVPPDKVDEEYRNPHTVDRIPMGKLPLMWGQSLYILGCLMAEGFLAPGEIDPLNRRFATVPKPDVVVQVCILAETEDIKAVLRKEDIDVETVADVYPIRVQPARILSHIYARLGCNKQMCLTGRPYRHMGVLGTSKLYKIRKNIFTFTPQFIDQQQFYLALDNKMIVEMLRTDLSYLCSRWRMTGRPTVTFPISRTMLDETGSSVHPTVLATLRKLQDGYFGGARTQTGKLSEFLTTSCRTHLSFMDPGPEGKVFAKSYKLSIDSFEELDTEKWLHGLQVAEDADMYDEVAQYLDHLLQHTAPQSNLPPTAQRGGLTRFRAAVHTTRDLMSLASKAKDLHVQNVGMYVPSKIFQASQQSVKLLSSSHQHDTDGKSHAVYAEMNLPRDEDGNVNCKALVDQLRVCPTPQEQADILYLLLILKGPEWHTGLDSQPGPTVKELLTELYVRVGDTRQWALIRYISGILKKKVEALDEACTDLLSHQKQLTVGLPPEPREKTISAPIPYEELVRLIDEASEKNLSVSILTQEIMVYLAMYMRTQPTLFAEMFRIRIGLIIQVMATELAHSLRCSAGEATENLMNLSPSDMKSLLYHILSGKEFAVERSVRSADLSFTTAISICEVGAVGATKPERAGIVRLKSEIKQVRAGTISVVLVLSAQSDGPSELLGKGSFSSMLEDQGSKDSRQGQWQRRRRLDGALNRVPVGFYQNVWKVLQKCHGLSVEGFILPSSTTREMTPGEMKFAVHVESVLNRVPQPEYRQLLVEAILVLTMLVDMEVHTIGGIIAVEKILHTANDLFYEEQKALGADDHMLERDPTTGICSLLYDSAPSGRFGTMTYLSKSVAMYVYDFLPTDGCSMQ is encoded by the exons atGCGCAGCCGGAGCAACTCGGGTGTGCGGCTGGACGGCTACGCGCGCCTGGTGCAGCAGACGATCCTCCGGCACCAG GACGCGGTGACTGGCCTGCTCCCGGCCAGCGCTGATCACCGGGACGCCTGGGTCCGGGATAACGTGTACAGCATCCTGGCTGTCTGGGGGCTGGGCCTGGCCTACCGCAAGAATGCCGACCGCGACGAGGACAAGGCCAAAGCCTACGAACTGGAGCAG AGTGTGGTGAAGCTGATGCGGGGGCTGCTTCAGTGCATGATGAGACAG GTAGACAAGGTGGAGGCATTCAAGTACAACCAGAGCACCAAGGACTGCCTGCATGCCAAGTACAACACCCGCACCTGTGCCACCGTGGTGGGGGACCATGAGTGGGGTCACCTACAGATGGATGCCACCTCACTCTACCTGCTTATGCTGGCACAGATGACGGCCTCag GCCTCCACATAATTCACAGCCTGGATGAAGTCAACTTTATCCAGAACCTCGTGTTCTACATTGAAGCAGCCTACAAAACTGCG GACTTCGGGATATGGGAGCGCGGGGACAAGACGAACCAGGGTATCACAGAGTTGAATGCTAGCTCTGTCGGCATGGCCAAG GCTGCCCTGGAGGCACTGGATGAGCTGGATCTCTTTGGAGCAAAGGGAGGCCCGCAGTCAGTGATACGGGTGCTGTCAGATGAGgtgcagcactgccag TCCATCCTCCACTCGATGCTGCCCAGAGCCTCCACATCCAAGGAGGTGGATGCCAGTGTGCTCTCTGTCATCTCCTACCCGGCGTTTGCTGTGGAGGATGGTGAGCTGGTGGAAATCACCAAGCAAGAGATCATCACGAAGCTGCAG GGGCGCTATGGCTGCTGCCGCTTTCTCCGGGATGGATACAGGACCCCCAAAGAG GACCCCAACCGCCTCTACTATGAACCTGCTGAGCTGAAGCTGTTTGAGAACATCGAGTGTGAGTGGCCTCTCTTCTGGGCGTATTTGATCATTGATGGAATTTTCAGTGGAAACATGGAGCAG GCGCAGGAGTACCGGGAAGCCCTTGAGGGGGTTCTCATCAAGGGGAAGAATGGGGTGTGCCTGATGCCAGAGCTGTACAGCGTCCCGCCAGATAAA GTAGATGAGGAGTACAGGAACCCCCACACTGTGGACAGGATACCTATGGGCAAGCTTCCGCTCATGTGGGGGCAGTCCCTCTACATCCTGGGCTGCCTGATGGCTGAG GGGTTTCTAGCTCCTGGTGAAATAGATCCCCTCAACCGCCGGTTTGCAACCGTCCCCAAGCCTGATGTGGTGGTCCAAG TGTGCATCCTCGCAGAGACAGAGGACATCAAGGCTGTCCTGAGGAAGGAAGACATTGACGTGGAGACCGTGGCGGACGTCTACCCCATCAGAGTGCAGCCTGCTCGCATCCTTAGCCACATCTACGCCCGGCTGG GCTGTAACAAGCAGATGTGCCTGACTGGACGGCCCTACCGGCACATGGGTGTTCTTGGGACCTCCAAGCTCTACAAAATCAGGAAGAACATCTTTACCTTTACCCCACAG TTCATAGACCAGCAGCAGTTTTACCTGGCTCTTGACAACAAGATGATTGTGGAGATGCTGAGGACGGACCTCTCTTACCTCTGCAGCCGCTGGAGGATGACTGGGCGTCCGACTGTCACCTTTCCCATCTCCCGCACTATGCTCG ATGAAACTGGCAGCAGTGTGCACCCCACAGTACTGGCAACACTGCGGAAGCTGCAGGATGGGTATTTCGGTGGTGCAAG GACCCAGACGGGTAAGTTGTCGGAGTTCCTGACAACATCATGCCGAACGCACCTCAGCTTTATGGACCCTGGGCCAGAGGGTAAGGTCTTTGCCAAGAGTTACAAGCTCAGCATTGACAGCTTTGAGGAGCTAGACACCGAGAAGTGGCTGCATGGCTTGCAGGTAGCCGAGGATG CGGACATGTATGATGAGGTTGCTCAGTACTTGGaccacctgctgcagcacacgGCTCCTCAGTCAAACCTCCCTCCCACTGCCCAGCGGGGAGGGCTGACCCGCTTCCGGGCTGCTGTCCATACCACCCGTGACCTCATGTCCCTAGCGTCCAAGGCCAAGGACCTTCATGTCCAGA ATGTTGGGATGTATGTCCCCAGCAAGATCTTCCAGGCGTCCCAGCAGTCGGTCAAGCTCCTGAGCTCATCCCACCAGCATGACACGGATGGCAAG AGCCACGCAGTCTATGCAGAGATGAACCTGCCCCGTGATGAGGATGGCAATGTGAACTGCAAGGCATTGGTGGACCAGCTGCGTGTCTGCCCTACACCGCAGGAGCAAGCGGACATCCTCTACCTGCTCCTTATTCTCAA GGGGCCTGAGTGGCACACCGGGCTTGATAGCCAGCCTGGCCCCACCGTCAAGGAGCTCCTCACTGAGTTGTATGTGCGCGTGGGGGACACACGCCAGTGGGCCCTGATCCGCTACATCTCTGGCATACTCAAGAAGAAGGTGGAAGCTCTGGACGAG GCCTGCACTGACCTCTTGTCTCACCAGAAGCAATTGACGGTGGGGCTGCCCCCAGAGCCACGTGAGAAGACGATCTCTGC cccaatCCCCTATGAGGAGCTTGTTCGCCTTATTGATGAAGCCAGTGAGAAGAACCTCAGCGTGTCCATCCTCACgcag GAGATCATGGTGTACTTGGCCATGTACATGCGCACACAGCCCACACTGTTTGCTGAGATGTTCCGTATCCGCATCGGGCTCATCATCCAGGTGATGGCAACAGAGCTGGCGCACTCTCTGCGCTGCTCAG CTGGAGAAGCCACTGAGAACCTGATGAATCTCAGCCCATCAGACATGAAGAGCCTTCTCTACCACATTCTGTCTGGCAAGGAGTTTGCGGTGGAAAGGAGCG TGCGATCGGCCGACTTGTCATTCACCACTGCTATCTCCATCTGTGAAGTGGGGGCTGTTGGGGCCACCAAGCCTGAGCGTGCTGGCATTGTCAGGCTGAAAAGTGAAATCAAACAGGTGAGGGCAGGTA CAATCTCTGTGGTCCTTGTTTTGTCTGCCCAGTCTGATGGGCcctcagagctgctgggcaAGGGCTCCTTTTCAAGCATGCTGGAAGACCAGGGCAGCAAGGACAGCCGCCAGGGCCAGTGGCAGCGGAGACGGCGGCTGGATGGGGCCCTCAACCGTGTCCCTGTGGGCTTCTACCAGAATGTCTGGAAGGTCCTACAGAAG TGCCATGGCCTTTCCGTAGAGGGCTTCATTCTTCCCTCTTCAACAACGAGAGAG ATGACCCCAGGGGAAATGAAGTTTGCTGTGCATGTTGAGTCTGTTCTCAACCGTGTGCCCCAGCCAGAGtacaggcagctgctggtggaggCTATCTTAGTTCTCACCATGCTGGTGGACATGGAGGTGCACACCATTGGCGGTATCATAGCTGTGGAAAAGATCTTGCACACAGCCAACGACCTCTTCTATGAGGAGCAG
- the PHKA1 gene encoding phosphorylase b kinase regulatory subunit alpha, skeletal muscle isoform isoform X1 — MRSRSNSGVRLDGYARLVQQTILRHQDAVTGLLPASADHRDAWVRDNVYSILAVWGLGLAYRKNADRDEDKAKAYELEQSVVKLMRGLLQCMMRQVDKVEAFKYNQSTKDCLHAKYNTRTCATVVGDHEWGHLQMDATSLYLLMLAQMTASGLHIIHSLDEVNFIQNLVFYIEAAYKTADFGIWERGDKTNQGITELNASSVGMAKAALEALDELDLFGAKGGPQSVIRVLSDEVQHCQSILHSMLPRASTSKEVDASVLSVISYPAFAVEDGELVEITKQEIITKLQGRYGCCRFLRDGYRTPKEDPNRLYYEPAELKLFENIECEWPLFWAYLIIDGIFSGNMEQAQEYREALEGVLIKGKNGVCLMPELYSVPPDKVDEEYRNPHTVDRIPMGKLPLMWGQSLYILGCLMAEGFLAPGEIDPLNRRFATVPKPDVVVQVCILAETEDIKAVLRKEDIDVETVADVYPIRVQPARILSHIYARLGCNKQMCLTGRPYRHMGVLGTSKLYKIRKNIFTFTPQFIDQQQFYLALDNKMIVEMLRTDLSYLCSRWRMTGRPTVTFPISRTMLDETGSSVHPTVLATLRKLQDGYFGGARTQTGKLSEFLTTSCRTHLSFMDPGPEGKVFAKSYKLSIDSFEELDTEKWLHGLQVAEDADMYDEVAQYLDHLLQHTAPQSNLPPTAQRGGLTRFRAAVHTTRDLMSLASKAKDLHVQNVGMYVPSKIFQASQQSVKLLSSSHQHDTDGKSHAVYAEMNLPRDEDGNVNCKALVDQLRVCPTPQEQADILYLLLILKGPEWHTGLDSQPGPTVKELLTELYVRVGDTRQWALIRYISGILKKKVEALDEACTDLLSHQKQLTVGLPPEPREKTISAPIPYEELVRLIDEASEKNLSVSILTQEIMVYLAMYMRTQPTLFAEMFRIRIGLIIQVMATELAHSLRCSAGEATENLMNLSPSDMKSLLYHILSGKEFAVERSVRSADLSFTTAISICEVGAVGATKPERAGIVRLKSEIKQPLSLQSGDTDLKSSLSDGPSELLGKGSFSSMLEDQGSKDSRQGQWQRRRRLDGALNRVPVGFYQNVWKVLQKCHGLSVEGFILPSSTTREMTPGEMKFAVHVESVLNRVPQPEYRQLLVEAILVLTMLVDMEVHTIGGIIAVEKILHTANDLFYEEQKALGADDHMLERDPTTGICSLLYDSAPSGRFGTMTYLSKSVAMYVYDFLPTDGCSMQ, encoded by the exons atGCGCAGCCGGAGCAACTCGGGTGTGCGGCTGGACGGCTACGCGCGCCTGGTGCAGCAGACGATCCTCCGGCACCAG GACGCGGTGACTGGCCTGCTCCCGGCCAGCGCTGATCACCGGGACGCCTGGGTCCGGGATAACGTGTACAGCATCCTGGCTGTCTGGGGGCTGGGCCTGGCCTACCGCAAGAATGCCGACCGCGACGAGGACAAGGCCAAAGCCTACGAACTGGAGCAG AGTGTGGTGAAGCTGATGCGGGGGCTGCTTCAGTGCATGATGAGACAG GTAGACAAGGTGGAGGCATTCAAGTACAACCAGAGCACCAAGGACTGCCTGCATGCCAAGTACAACACCCGCACCTGTGCCACCGTGGTGGGGGACCATGAGTGGGGTCACCTACAGATGGATGCCACCTCACTCTACCTGCTTATGCTGGCACAGATGACGGCCTCag GCCTCCACATAATTCACAGCCTGGATGAAGTCAACTTTATCCAGAACCTCGTGTTCTACATTGAAGCAGCCTACAAAACTGCG GACTTCGGGATATGGGAGCGCGGGGACAAGACGAACCAGGGTATCACAGAGTTGAATGCTAGCTCTGTCGGCATGGCCAAG GCTGCCCTGGAGGCACTGGATGAGCTGGATCTCTTTGGAGCAAAGGGAGGCCCGCAGTCAGTGATACGGGTGCTGTCAGATGAGgtgcagcactgccag TCCATCCTCCACTCGATGCTGCCCAGAGCCTCCACATCCAAGGAGGTGGATGCCAGTGTGCTCTCTGTCATCTCCTACCCGGCGTTTGCTGTGGAGGATGGTGAGCTGGTGGAAATCACCAAGCAAGAGATCATCACGAAGCTGCAG GGGCGCTATGGCTGCTGCCGCTTTCTCCGGGATGGATACAGGACCCCCAAAGAG GACCCCAACCGCCTCTACTATGAACCTGCTGAGCTGAAGCTGTTTGAGAACATCGAGTGTGAGTGGCCTCTCTTCTGGGCGTATTTGATCATTGATGGAATTTTCAGTGGAAACATGGAGCAG GCGCAGGAGTACCGGGAAGCCCTTGAGGGGGTTCTCATCAAGGGGAAGAATGGGGTGTGCCTGATGCCAGAGCTGTACAGCGTCCCGCCAGATAAA GTAGATGAGGAGTACAGGAACCCCCACACTGTGGACAGGATACCTATGGGCAAGCTTCCGCTCATGTGGGGGCAGTCCCTCTACATCCTGGGCTGCCTGATGGCTGAG GGGTTTCTAGCTCCTGGTGAAATAGATCCCCTCAACCGCCGGTTTGCAACCGTCCCCAAGCCTGATGTGGTGGTCCAAG TGTGCATCCTCGCAGAGACAGAGGACATCAAGGCTGTCCTGAGGAAGGAAGACATTGACGTGGAGACCGTGGCGGACGTCTACCCCATCAGAGTGCAGCCTGCTCGCATCCTTAGCCACATCTACGCCCGGCTGG GCTGTAACAAGCAGATGTGCCTGACTGGACGGCCCTACCGGCACATGGGTGTTCTTGGGACCTCCAAGCTCTACAAAATCAGGAAGAACATCTTTACCTTTACCCCACAG TTCATAGACCAGCAGCAGTTTTACCTGGCTCTTGACAACAAGATGATTGTGGAGATGCTGAGGACGGACCTCTCTTACCTCTGCAGCCGCTGGAGGATGACTGGGCGTCCGACTGTCACCTTTCCCATCTCCCGCACTATGCTCG ATGAAACTGGCAGCAGTGTGCACCCCACAGTACTGGCAACACTGCGGAAGCTGCAGGATGGGTATTTCGGTGGTGCAAG GACCCAGACGGGTAAGTTGTCGGAGTTCCTGACAACATCATGCCGAACGCACCTCAGCTTTATGGACCCTGGGCCAGAGGGTAAGGTCTTTGCCAAGAGTTACAAGCTCAGCATTGACAGCTTTGAGGAGCTAGACACCGAGAAGTGGCTGCATGGCTTGCAGGTAGCCGAGGATG CGGACATGTATGATGAGGTTGCTCAGTACTTGGaccacctgctgcagcacacgGCTCCTCAGTCAAACCTCCCTCCCACTGCCCAGCGGGGAGGGCTGACCCGCTTCCGGGCTGCTGTCCATACCACCCGTGACCTCATGTCCCTAGCGTCCAAGGCCAAGGACCTTCATGTCCAGA ATGTTGGGATGTATGTCCCCAGCAAGATCTTCCAGGCGTCCCAGCAGTCGGTCAAGCTCCTGAGCTCATCCCACCAGCATGACACGGATGGCAAG AGCCACGCAGTCTATGCAGAGATGAACCTGCCCCGTGATGAGGATGGCAATGTGAACTGCAAGGCATTGGTGGACCAGCTGCGTGTCTGCCCTACACCGCAGGAGCAAGCGGACATCCTCTACCTGCTCCTTATTCTCAA GGGGCCTGAGTGGCACACCGGGCTTGATAGCCAGCCTGGCCCCACCGTCAAGGAGCTCCTCACTGAGTTGTATGTGCGCGTGGGGGACACACGCCAGTGGGCCCTGATCCGCTACATCTCTGGCATACTCAAGAAGAAGGTGGAAGCTCTGGACGAG GCCTGCACTGACCTCTTGTCTCACCAGAAGCAATTGACGGTGGGGCTGCCCCCAGAGCCACGTGAGAAGACGATCTCTGC cccaatCCCCTATGAGGAGCTTGTTCGCCTTATTGATGAAGCCAGTGAGAAGAACCTCAGCGTGTCCATCCTCACgcag GAGATCATGGTGTACTTGGCCATGTACATGCGCACACAGCCCACACTGTTTGCTGAGATGTTCCGTATCCGCATCGGGCTCATCATCCAGGTGATGGCAACAGAGCTGGCGCACTCTCTGCGCTGCTCAG CTGGAGAAGCCACTGAGAACCTGATGAATCTCAGCCCATCAGACATGAAGAGCCTTCTCTACCACATTCTGTCTGGCAAGGAGTTTGCGGTGGAAAGGAGCG TGCGATCGGCCGACTTGTCATTCACCACTGCTATCTCCATCTGTGAAGTGGGGGCTGTTGGGGCCACCAAGCCTGAGCGTGCTGGCATTGTCAGGCTGAAAAGTGAAATCAAACAG cCCCTAAGTTTGCAGTCTGGGGACACTGACCTGAAGTCCTCTCTG TCTGATGGGCcctcagagctgctgggcaAGGGCTCCTTTTCAAGCATGCTGGAAGACCAGGGCAGCAAGGACAGCCGCCAGGGCCAGTGGCAGCGGAGACGGCGGCTGGATGGGGCCCTCAACCGTGTCCCTGTGGGCTTCTACCAGAATGTCTGGAAGGTCCTACAGAAG TGCCATGGCCTTTCCGTAGAGGGCTTCATTCTTCCCTCTTCAACAACGAGAGAG ATGACCCCAGGGGAAATGAAGTTTGCTGTGCATGTTGAGTCTGTTCTCAACCGTGTGCCCCAGCCAGAGtacaggcagctgctggtggaggCTATCTTAGTTCTCACCATGCTGGTGGACATGGAGGTGCACACCATTGGCGGTATCATAGCTGTGGAAAAGATCTTGCACACAGCCAACGACCTCTTCTATGAGGAGCAG